The Salvelinus sp. IW2-2015 unplaced genomic scaffold, ASM291031v2 Un_scaffold2041, whole genome shotgun sequence DNA window CCTGTTCACCTGTTTGCCTGACAGTTATTTTACCTCAATATTCACCACTCTGTCCTCATGCCACAACCTCACTCTGCCATTGACCTTTGCCCTTTGCCCTTTGAACCCTGACCTCTGTGACCTAGCTCACCTGGATGTTGAGGCTGCGCAGCACCTGTCCGATGCTGAAGATGTTTCTGAGGCTGTTGTCTATGTGGCTGTGCAGCGCTGTGTTGGCGACGGAGGTTCGTAGCGAGCCGATGGCCTGGTTTAACAGCCACAGGCCAGACTGAACCTCCTGAGCTTGCTCCAGTGCCTACAgaatcacacacagacatagtTCACCAGTTGACCAGAGCCATGTGATTTAGGTTGAAACCTCAATGGCCAAACTCTCTCTTTCTATGACTCTACAATGGgataacagtagagagagagagagagagggtactcACATTTTTCCTCTCCCAGACGTTGAAGTCTACTTTGGTTTGGGGAACAGTGACGGGCTCTGCAAGACCAGATCCTTCTTTACATGCCAGCTGAGTGAGGGATCAGAGGGGGGTGGATGGAGAAGAGAAACGGGGCAAGGAAACATGGATAGATTAGAAGACAGATGGAGAAATGTGAGATGAAATGTGACTATTACTCTGACTATCTCTGTAAATAGCACCAGCTCATGGCCATCAAGAGGCCAGACCAGATGTGGATGTGGTGTGTAATGTCTCACCATGGCTGCCTCAGCATCTCTGGcctcttcaatgaagtgttttagGACCCGCGGGTCACAGATCGGACGCAGGGGGTTAGATAGCCCTGGTTTGGTCCACTCCAACAGCATCAGCAGAAAGGCAAagagtcctacacacacacacacacacacacacacacacacacacacacacacacacacacacacacacacacaacacaacaacacaggggCTTCAGCAAACACATTCCGTACACTCCGTACCATACCACCCATAACCAATTATAAACAATATGTAGCGTAACACCCATCCACAATAGGGCAAACGTTATCGAAGGGGTAGGGGCTAAGGATGGATTCGAGCTTGGGCAACTAACTAGGTATAGACTGCATGGGTCTGTATAAACATGGTGGGTCAAATGCAATTCTGAACTGGCACAAGTATTGGCCACAAGCGGGACTTGGGATGTCGTATCCTTACACAAGGAGCTCCAACTACTTGCTGGTGCAAAGAATGACACATTTTCTTTCTTTATGTATATAATTAATAGCTGTAGCtaggcattttttatttatttgtatttttacttttaccatttttctccccattttcgtTATATCCAATTGGTgtttactgtcacgatcgtcttcgggtgaaagagaggaccaaggcgcagcgtgatataaatacatcatgtatttatttaagaaagacgaataacactaaaacaaactaaacaaaacaacaaacagacgaccgtgaagctatacaaacaaataagtgcagacactggcaacttacacatagacaatcacccaaaacctacctaatgactatggctgcctaaatatggctctcaatcagagacaacgatagacagctgtctctaattgagaaccaatctaggcaaccgtagacttacataaacacctacaatgaacacaaccccatgaactctacaaacaccccctagacaatacaaagaccctagacgagacaaaaacacacaaacatcccccatgtcacaccctgacctaactaaaataataaagataacaaagataactaaggccagggcgtgacagtttacagtcttgtcccgtcgCTGCAATTCCCCtacggactctgg harbors:
- the LOC112072786 gene encoding erythropoietin isoform X1, whose translation is MFHNSSRGLFAFLLMLLEWTKPGLSNPLRPICDPRVLKHFIEEARDAEAAMLACKEGSGLAEPVTVPQTKVDFNVWERKNALEQAQEVQSGLWLLNQAIGSLRTSVANTALHSHIDNSLRNIFSIGQVLRSLNIQEYTPPAGGVAGGGETWRVSSAAELLQVHVNFLRGKVHLLLSNAPICHQGSS
- the LOC112072786 gene encoding erythropoietin isoform X2, which gives rise to MELPPRLFAFLLMLLEWTKPGLSNPLRPICDPRVLKHFIEEARDAEAAMLACKEGSGLAEPVTVPQTKVDFNVWERKNALEQAQEVQSGLWLLNQAIGSLRTSVANTALHSHIDNSLRNIFSIGQVLRSLNIQEYTPPAGGVAGGGETWRVSSAAELLQVHVNFLRGKVHLLLSNAPICHQGSS